One region of Eupeodes corollae chromosome 1, idEupCoro1.1, whole genome shotgun sequence genomic DNA includes:
- the LOC129941326 gene encoding keratin, type II cytoskeletal 2 epidermal-like, with amino-acid sequence MRGFLVLCFIAAASAQGYNYAPISGGSVGGGGHSHHHVGGIGGGFSSGGLSSGGSFSSGGGSGSFNSGSSFSSGVSSGGGFSSGGYSTPGQTITELNKEYYLYSAPEETVHSGANSQSSTTTLKKNLRVIFIKAPENNGAANAALQIAKQINEDQTAIYVLTKENDVSEISNQLQQISEIRSQKPEVRFVKYRTAQDALNAQRTIQAQYDALGGSTKSSNEGVAPVLNYASSAPVSNVQGSSSHHHHHQHSSSSGSASSLSGSIAAPLPQKSYLPPVVV; translated from the exons ATGCGTGGATTTTTG GTTCTCTGTTTTATTGCTGCTGCATCAGCCCAAGGATATAACTATGCTCCCATAAGCGGAGGTAGTGTGGGTGGAGGTGGCCACAGCCATCACCATGTTGGAGGAATAGGCGGTGGTTTCAGCAGTGGTGGACTTAGCTCTGGAGGCTCATTCAGTTCGGGTGGGGGTTCTGGATCGTTCAACAGTGGTAGTTCCTTCAGTTCTGGTGTAAGCAGTGGTGGTGGTTTTAGCTCCGGTGGATATAGCACTCCCGGCCAAACAATTACCGAACTCAACAAGGAATATTACTTGTACTCCGCTCCAGAGGAAACAGTTCACAGTGGTGCCAACAGCCAAAGTTCAACGACCACATTGAAGAAGAACCTTCGTGTTATCTTCATCAAGGCCCCAGAAAACAACGGAGCTGCTAACGCTGCACTCCAAATTGCCAAACAAATCAATGAAGACCAAACAGCCATTTATGTTCTCACCAAGGAGAACGATGTCTCCGAAATCTCAAATCAATTGCAGCAAATCTCAGAAATCCGTTCACAGAAACCAGAAGTTCGCTTTGTCAAGTACAGGACCGCTCAAGATGCCCTCAATGCCCAACGTACCATTCAAGCTCAATACGATGCTCTTGGTGGAAGCACAAAGAGCTCCAACGAAGGTGTTGCTCCTGTACTCAACTATGCTTCCAGTGCTCCAGTTTCAAATGTGCAAGGTTCATCttcacaccatcatcatcatcagcattcCTCCTCAAGTGGTTCAGCATCTTCTTTATCGGGATCTATAGCTGCACCTTTACCACAAAAGTCATACTTGCCACctgttgttgtttaa